A stretch of DNA from Agelaius phoeniceus isolate bAgePho1 chromosome 4, bAgePho1.hap1, whole genome shotgun sequence:
CTGCCCTCCACAGCTGTTCCTCAGGCCTTTTTTTACCATACCACCCCCCTTCAGGGTCCagggtgggaggaggagaagggggaacAGAGGAGGTAGTTACCTTGCATAGCCAGAAGACAGAGACTTAAGAGCATCATAAAAATCCACCACAATTTCATTCAGTGGAAAGAGGTATTTTAGCATAACCCTGTTTTCATCAATGTACAACAGATCTTTCTGGACTGCCCTACGATCCTAGACAAATAAAAATTGTTTCAGTTTCCCTTGAAATTTTCTaccaaaaaaatacaaagcaaatTAAAATGAACAGCAATCAAGCTACATAAGAGAATTCCTGTACTTAAGACCCAAAATAACTTTCTCATTGGTAGTTTGCTGAAGTCCCAGGAAAAACTTCAGCACTGTAACAAATGAAGTGGTTATAACTAATGCTGAATTTCTGAAATCCTTAACAGCTTCTGCTTATTGCTGCCACTGTAGGACTTGCAGGCTCATCTTCTTTCCTCCCAGAAGGGTGTTCTTAAAGTTATTTTAGAAATTCTTTTCAATAGATCTTATTCTTCACTGTACTGCTTTGTATTATGCATTTTGGAATGTTAAAAGCTAAGAAAAATATTGTgaagaaataatataaatataatatgcATGGCAGTTAAAAGATTTTCAATTAGAAGTATTCCAAATACAGTTAGGCAAATTTGGCCATCGCTATCCTAAATTTACTTTCAGTGAAGTACTGAAAAAAGTAAATGGACACATAGTCAGAAGTGTTGGCAGAAGTTGTATTCCCATGAATAtacttctaaaaaaaaaattaatcttatttccctgctgcagactCCATTCATTCAGAAGAACAGAACTAGCTATGAATTAGTCTAGTACAGACCAAGCACTTTGTTGTCACTGAACTTCATCATTAACTTTTCCATTTATGGATTCTGTAGTTCagaattttagaaataaaacgtttaaaattattttatctttcaAAAGTACCAAATAATTACTTCAAAGATACTATTTAAGTAGTAATATCTACTATCATACTATCTTGTGTCTTCACTTTAAGTATGAGGTGAAGAGCTTAAtcatgcaaaggaaaaaattaaaactataCACCAACCTGGCACAAGGTAATTATTTTCCCAATATATTCATGAGGTGTTACAATAGTACCAAGAACAGTTGGCTCCAAATATTCTGATACTGAAAATTTATCAGGAAACTGAGCAGGGTTGATAATAGTAATCTGGTCTTTTCCATACtcctgaaaacaaacaaataaaccagATATTGTAATTTATTAGTAAGTAAAATGAACAGCAAAGGAGACAAATATAGCATtgaaaaaatgctaaaaaatgtTTCAATTGCCTGAAAACATTGGTGCATTATGCAACCCAAGTTTAAACCAAGGAAGATTTTAGAAGAGATTTTTATAAAACATATAGAAGTCTGATATCAGCACATCCTTAAATATCATTATGCAGAAATTAGCTTTTGACTTGGGAAATGACAGAAATACAAAATGCCTTCCTATCCATCTTTCCAGGTCTCTCTCTCCCCTGTAAATTGAGGATCTTCTTTCTTACTTCATCCTGATCCTCTAAGTTACTATTACACAGCTTCAACAGAAGACCTGCTCTAAATATTTTATAGTTCAGTGGTGGGGACTTTCTCCCCTAAGTAGAACTTTGGCTCCCTCACATGCTGAAGTGGACTTAGAAATGAAGTTTTTGATTCCTGTGTAAGTGCTTTCATTACCTACTTTTTCCAGTCCAACATCCCAGTAAGGGCTGGAGTTACCCTTCCAAGGTAAAAGGAAGGTTATGCTGCTTATTGTGTAAATGCaacttccctctcctccctgtcCACTGACAGGGACCAAACTTACAGCATTGTTTGAAAATAATCCCACATCAGCAGTCCAGAATCACACACTAAAGGTGTCAACTACTTCATTCCTAGCTGCTATACTGCCTGAGtaagaaaccaaaacaaccagAGAGATAAAAGGTTTATGCCTCACACCTTGCAAGTACAGAAACCTTTCTTATACAAGTTTTTAGTAATTTGCAGGATAATCAGCCAGTCAATTGCAGCCTCCTCTGTCAGCAGGTGCTCTAAGTCTACCTCTTTCTAAAACTCAAACACAGTAATTCTATTTACACCCAATTTAATGAAGTCAGCACAGGCCCATTTAATTGtgataaaaaaaattcactttcaCCAGCCCCTTACCAACCTACAGTATCATCACAAGCTATTCCTAGAAACGTTCATGTTTTCTGATGGATAAAGCCTGGGAGATTATTTCACCTGCTTTTAATGCAGTTCAGTCAGTAAGCACTTAAAAGAATACAGCAAGGTATGTGTCCTATACTCCCATTTTCAAGGAAAAGTATAAGACATAAAGAGAGAGTGCTTGAAATGAAACAGGAAAGAGCAGTTAACAtccttaaaaaattaaaaactatttAATAATATACTGGTGTTTCTAATGCTTGCTATAAAATACAGTACTAGCCTACGTTTAAAAAGAGACTCTAGATGTTTATtatatttacataattttttttatgaatTTAACATACCTTTATCAACTTTGCTGAGGAAAGAACAGCTTTATATGGAACTGTAGGTGCAGTCAAAATAACAGACATGTTATACTCTTGCTCCAAACGCTGATTAAAGACTTCCATATGTAGAAGACCAAGGAAACccaatctggaaaaaaaataccctgTTGGTAAAAGTATTTGTGTATCCCCCTGGAATTTCACAGTGATCTTTTTCACCCTCCAGCATGTTTACAGTGCTAGTATGGCAGTACCAGGCAAAGCAAACAACCTTCAAGGGACCAAATAATCATACAGTTGAAAAAGTCTTGGAGAACAAAAACTATTGATCAAAAAAATTTTCATTCTCTGTGCAGAGAATGTAAGAAAATCAAATGAAATTAATGATCTTTATCATTTATTTGAATTACAGCTTACAATTTTGAATTAAGCTTAATTCTACCTTCAGTTCATTTAATCATGCATTCTTAACTTATGaacagtttaaaaaatgaaagcagcacagaaacctCACCTCCATCCGGCTCCTAAGGCAAGGCTACTGTCACGATGAACAGTTACACTGGAGTCATTCAATGTCAGCCTTTCCAAAGCACTTTTGAGATTATTATATTCTGTTTGATCTATTGGATACATTCCTgtcaaaatatattaaatagaAGTGATGTGACAGAGAGCTTTAGCTACTGTGTACCTGGCTTTCAAATATGCCACTTACAGTTAACAGAGTAATAAAATCAGGAATAGTTACTTTCTGCTCCATCAgtttttaaatgtgaaaaacACCATAAGGATTCTttattcctcaaaaaaaaaaaattagtcaaAACATTAAAATGTTTTAGATTACCTCAAGAATTAACATCTAAACCATAATGGTAGGATCACTGTACTCCTCTAATCCTTCACATTTATGGAAGATTCACGATTGAGTATAACCACTGTTTTGCAGTGTAAGTGTATAGACTTCACTGAGATGTTCTCTCAAAGCTAAGAGtgagtgaaaaataaaaagcatcatTTCTAAGTTGCAAATATTTCTCTATTCCtttgaaattaataaaaacagCTATTTGTATAACTACTGCCTGAAATAGATTCTACTGTATCACTTTTCACATCCTTGTATGCTCAGAAAATGTCATCTACATCAAGATGCAACACACATATACAAAAACATCATCCACATGCCTAAGTCTCCATGAGACAGTTCGAGTGAGTTCTACACACTCCTTCACAACAGGTCTAGAAAATTATTTACAGAATTTTTTCTAAAGCCACCTTCTGTAGCATTTGTAGTAGTTACTGAAGCTAGTGACAACAGCTCAATAGAATTATTCAAGCTCAAAGAGTGAAATATTTTACAGGATCGTTCTGCGTATTAGTTCTGGCAGTTTACCATCTTTAACAAAAATGAAACAGCTgctaaattttaaaagaagaaaaaccaacACAATAATTACAGAAACCTGATTATCAAGATGAATAAttccctctatttttttttaattttaaccctttttttcCAGCTATTAAGAGTTTACTGGCATAAGAAACAATAATCATGTTTGTGTTGTATTCATGCAAAACCAGTCAGCATTTATTACTAATCCTGCTAAGTCACAGGGAGAAAACACAAATCTACGTAAGTGATGCACCTCAGCTAAAATTCTGATTATCCCTACTCTTAATAtacagttttcttttaaaagctcTAACAGCTCTTACTCTTGTCAATGGAAAAAAGTAACTCCTCTTTATATTGATTTACTCCTCACCTGCAAAAACCATTGGCTTCGCTGACTTAAAGCCAGGCAAAGGCTCCACTGGCTGTTTATACAAAAACAGTGTGTCTCCTATTTGGGCTTCCGTTACTTCTTTCATTCCAGCAATCAGGTACCCCACCTGTCCTGCATAGCTAAATAAAATTGTTATTATATGGACATGATTGTTGGCATTAGCAGTATTTCTACTATTTTCCTACTTGATTTAGCCCAGCCAGAAATTCAAATAAATCACCCCCTAAAAAGCCCATATCCAAAGTCCAGAAGTGAGATTTAAGTTGTTTCATCTCTGAGTTGTGAACAGTCTCAACTAGCTCTTTTTCTGTTACAGCTGAACAGTACATTTATGATCCTGGATTTTGAATACTGTGATGCTCTCAGTTTAAAAGCTGGAGCTAGACCCTTGAGAAGCTCCTAAGAAAGAAACCAGAACAGTacccagctgccagcacagcaagtTTCATATACCACTAGGATGAAACTAGACAAACGCTCTCCATCAGCACATTATGCTAATAGGAGGGGAATACATGGTAAATATTGAGTAAAACATAGTgtactggttttggctgggatggagTAACTTTCTTCAAAGCAGCCTAGTatggagctgtgttttggaATTGTGACTTAAACAAGTGTTGATAACATACCAATGTTTAGGTGTTGCTGAGCAAGCCCTCTGGGTTTCTCACTGTGCTCCAGCAAGAAGACTGAGGGTATGCAAGAGACTGGGAggtgacacagccaggacaacaGACCCAAATTGGCCAAAAGGGCATTCCATACCACAAAATATCATGCTTAGCAATACAAAAGAAGTGTAGTCTTTCCAAGGATTTTACTTGTAGACTAGCAGGACATCAATCTGCTTGTGGGAGGTGGCGAATAATGGACTGTCTTTGCatcatttgtttttatttcttttttttctccttcatttaTTAAACTGCCTTTATCTCAATCCACAGGTACCTCCTCAGTTCTCATCTTGCTAGGGTTGGGGAGTGAGCAGGGGGCTGGCTGGACTGCTGGCTAGGTTCAACCCAGCAGACACAGTAATGTAACCTGAAAATGACCCCAGTAAAGTCATTAATGTGTATTTGGATGCACACTGGTAAAACTTCTCCACTGATTCTAAGTACCTGATTttcttcccactgctgccaTTGAGAAGCCAGTTTCTGGAAGCTGTTGCATTCATGGATTTTAAGTTTTCCACCCTCAAAATATGCTGCAGCAATAACTAAGATGAAGCCCCATTCCCTTCCACTCTCAAACAGGGCAGTTCCTAGAAATAAATTGGACAGCTGAATAAGAATATCGAACACTAGCCTTTAAACACTTAGCTGTCCAGATGTTCCATGTACTACAGAAGATAATGGATTCCTCCCACAGCAATGCCCCAAAAGCACTCCCTAAAACCTTCTGCTTCAGCAtgctcaaaataaaaaatgacaCAGAGGACTAAATTGCAAAtagtaattattaaaaaaacccaccaccaaagaacaagaacaaaaacCTAGACATCTCCCAGTTTTTACCTCTCAAAGcaaaaatcaaacagaaatgCAGGACACTGTAGCTTAGCccaatatattattttttccacTGTAAGAAGTTTTTACTTACAGCTTATGTGTTGGCTGTTCATTTGGAGTCAGAATTCCAACTTCATGAACTTCATATCTTTTCTTAGTGTGTGCAGACACAATTTTCTGTCCCTTTGCAATCTCCCCACCAAAGAGCGCAATGTTAGCTATGACACCTCGGTAGTGGTCAAAGGTAGAGTCAAATACTAAGGCTTTCAGTGGATCAGCAGTATTACATTGGGGTCTGTCACCAAAATAAATTAGAACAATGTATTATGCAGTGTGTTTTTATTCACTATTGAATGAGCAAGCATGCCCACCCCAAAcactttcacagaatcacactaGGATGGAAGGGATTTCCAGTATCACCTGATCCAACTTTTCTTGGCAAAAACATTCTTGGCTTAACAAATGGCCTAGCAGCCTGCCCAAACAAACCAGAGAGTATCCAATGTTGTGGAATTCACCACTTTCCTGAAGAGATTATTCCAATGGCTCTTTGTAGCTACTGTTTAAATACCAGGACACAGCAAAAGGTCTCCCTTAAACCTTCTTTTTCCAAGGCTGAACATATCCTTTTTTCTCAAGCTTTCCTCAAAGGGCAGACTGCCCAGTCTTTCAATCATCTCTGTGGCCCTTCTTCAGCTGGTCCATATTTTCCACACAGAAGtgacaaaaaccaaacacagtATTCCAGGTGTGGACTGACCACCACTGAGCAGAGTGGGATAATGACTTCATCTCTGCTGTTGATGTCCCTGTCCTTGATGTCCCAAGGCAACCCAGCATGCTGTTGTCTttctttgctgcagcagaacaCTTCACTCACATTGACTTTGTTGTCCCCAAAGACCTCTGGGTCCatttccacagagctgctccccagctaGGTAGATTCCAGCCTGTGTTGTCCTTTGCCTCTGTTGAATTTCATAGAGTTCTTTTTAGCCCACTCTTCCAGCCTATCTAGGACTTCCTGCAAAGTTGCTCCCCCTTTCTGAAGTGTCTACTTCCCCTCTCAGTTTGGTATCACTGGCAAAATTCACTAGGGTACACATCCCAACTTCCAGATCACTTGTAATGATAAGAAACAGCATTGAACCCAATGTGGAACCCTGACAGACCCTACTTGTGGCCAGTCTGAAAAGGAACTATTTACCACCACCCGCTGGGTGCAGCCTGTCAGACAGTTCCCATGACACAGACCACTCCAGACTGTAACACAGTGGTTTCTCCAGGAGTCTGTGAGAAACCTTATCAAAAACCTTTAAGATCCAGGTAGAGAGAAACCCAGGTAGCCACTGTCCACCACTCACACTACACAGCAGGTTACTCTGCTGTAGAAGGTGATCAGGTTTGTCAAGCACAATACACCCTTGGTGAACCCCTGCTCGCTTTTCCCAATCACTTCATCTGACTTGTCATACCCCCAGGAGGATTTGTTCCATACCATTTCCAGGGACTGCAGTAAGACTAATGGGCCTATAAATTCCTGGATCCTCCTTTAAGTTCTTCTAGTAAATTCAACATTAGCATTCTTCCAGTCTTCTGGGATGTCCCCTGATTTCCAGGGCTTCTCAAAGATTACAAAGAGCAGCTTTGCACAGACACAGCCAGTTCTCCTACAATCCTCAGGTGGATACTATCAGGGCCAATAGATGCACAGGGGTCAGGCTCCTGTAACAGTTCACATACCAACTCCTTCTTTGCTGAGTGGGTCTGTGCATCAACCTGCATTTTTTGCTCCCCAGGCCTAAAGCCTAACAGTGCTGGTAAAGACAGAGGTGAAAAAAATGTCCCTCTGCTTTTCAGCCTCGCTGCTGACTAATTCACCTCTCCCGTTTAAGAACAAGTCactattttccttctgtttctccTACATCTATctataaaatgttttttttaattagatgcATATTAAGTGTAAAACTACTGCCAATACCGTATAAATACAACTCATGATCTCCAAATTACTTTTAAAGGTTAATTAGACACATAATTAAATACAGACTTACGGTGGGATCTTCTCAATGACCTTTTGAAGAACTTTTTCAACATTTGTTCCTTGTTTAGCAGAAATCTAAAACAAATCCAACAACAACTTTATAAGACACATCTTACACTTATTAATTAAATAGTGTCATGTTAACTTAGACAGTTTGGGTGGTACTCATAAAAGCACTCAAAAGGACACTCTAGAATGCTATGACTAAGAAATACTGTCTCTACTGAATGGCAATTATCTTTATGACAGAAACGAAAATCATTTATGGATTGACAgtgagaaataatttaaaatcctGGTTTCTAATCCTGAAAAAATACTAGAATTTTTAGCTGAGAGTTATTTTCTCCACTCTTACAGGAGacaaaatttaaagaaattcttAAGTCAGACAAGAACAGGGAGACAGATAGCACTCTCTTAATTTACAACATGCACATGTCACATGTTAGTTACAAAGTTATATTATCAGGCATGTTATAAAACTCAGAGATCTTACCCTTATGCATTCATCTGTAGGGATATCAAACAGCTTCTCAATTTGTTTTTCAACTCTTTCAGGGTCTGCATTTTTCAAGTCAATCTGTAAAACAACAAACTGCTAAATATACAAGAAACCAGATCTGCCACATCATCCAGTACTGTACAAAAAGTACAGTAGAAAGTACAAAAAACAGCAAAGTACAGCAAAGAACTTTTATGTATTTATGAGTAAACACTGTCCATCTTCAGGAAAAGATCAATATTCATTTTATAAAGTCTTCCTTCCTTGATTTTGGGAAGGATCCTGTCCATAACCAGTCTCATTTTGGCTTGTTTCATTAGGGAAAACACCTTTGTCCAAGAGTTGGTAAAAATCTTTAGTTTACAAGGTAATTTGAAATCATTAAGAGCTACCTACACTGTTTACAGGATTACATATTAAGTACAAAATAAATCtacaaaaagaaattaacatAAGCTGAGCAGTAATTAATCTTGTGATTCCAATAACACAGCTCTCAAAATTGTATAAAAAGTAACACTTAAAATTCCTCTAAAATTAAGACTCCACTTTTTAAATATTGAGCTCCTAGTCATGTCATTTCCTCAATATTAATGAACTTTTAACATCACCAATTCCAGCCAtaaacccagcactgcaaagtCCACTACTAATCATGTCCTTAAGTGCTACATTTTTAAATACCTAAATGTATttcatgaaattaaaaatttcaCAGCAGTTAAATTGTAAAATTTTACACAGACAGCAAATACAGCAAATTCCTAGTAATGTTAAATCTAAATCCtataaatattataataaaTCACTTTCTTTACTTCTCTTTGAGGTTACATTTCTGATCAGCATTATACACATTTAAACAACCCaagtatttaataaaaaatgctAATAACTTTATTACCTTATTTATGACAGGAATTATTGAAAGCTGCGCTTCAAAGGCAAGATAGAAGTTTGCCACTGTCTGAGCCTGAATACCCTAGAAAATAACATTGTAAAGTTTAACACAGAAATCTCCTCAGTTTCGGTGTGGTTTTGGGGAGTATTTTTAGGCATACAATACAATTTAAGATTACATAGCTATTCTATCAACTCTTTCATTTAGGAGATGGATAAATAAAAGGTGATTGATTATATGCAACTGCTTTAAAATCCCACTACTATTTTTCTGCAATGTAATACTTTCATGGCAATAGCCCAGGGGCAGAAACActgccagaaaaacaaaacaaaatcccacAACCTAGTTTCCCTCTAGCTAAAGGAAATCCTGAAATACTAAATAAAAACCAAGAATTAAGTACTACACCTCATTTGCATCCACTACAAGTATGACACCTTGACAAGCAGATAGTGACCGTGATACTTCATAGCTGAAATCTACGTGGCCCTATGGAGAAAAAAGATGTTTACAATTTCAGGTATTTTTGCAAAGATTTCTGTACTACATTGTTTTCACTTGTATATTTGTATAATGAAGTTCACATTCTTATAAAAGAGGTATTGAATAAACACAGGAAGCCAGAAATCTCCTACTTTTAACTATAAGGACATTTAGATTTGTGTGATTTCAACACTGTTTATATTTAACTTACTGGTGTGTCAATAAGATTT
This window harbors:
- the GUF1 gene encoding translation factor GUF1, mitochondrial isoform X1, whose amino-acid sequence is MALAGRAALRWGARLPSPGPAAAPLCRQAWLPAACGRPYSSRGKEEIDMSTYPVESIRNFSIIAHVDHGKSTLADRLLEITGTISKTDRNKQVLDKLQVERERGITVKAQSASLFYSHEGINYLLNLIDTPGHVDFSYEVSRSLSACQGVILVVDANEGIQAQTVANFYLAFEAQLSIIPVINKIDLKNADPERVEKQIEKLFDIPTDECIRISAKQGTNVEKVLQKVIEKIPPPQCNTADPLKALVFDSTFDHYRGVIANIALFGGEIAKGQKIVSAHTKKRYEVHEVGILTPNEQPTHKLYAGQVGYLIAGMKEVTEAQIGDTLFLYKQPVEPLPGFKSAKPMVFAGMYPIDQTEYNNLKSALERLTLNDSSVTVHRDSSLALGAGWRLGFLGLLHMEVFNQRLEQEYNMSVILTAPTVPYKAVLSSAKLIKEYGKDQITIINPAQFPDKFSVSEYLEPTVLGTIVTPHEYIGKIITLCQDRRAVQKDLLYIDENRVMLKYLFPLNEIVVDFYDALKSLSSGYASFDYEDAGYQSADLIKMDILLNGNPVEELATIIHNDKAYAAGKLLCERLKETIPRQLFEIAIQAAIGKKIIARETLKPYRKNVVAKCYGGDITRRMKLLRRQAEGKRLMRKIGNVEVPRDAFIRVLKRETDK
- the GUF1 gene encoding translation factor GUF1, mitochondrial isoform X2 → MNATASRNWLLNGSSGKKISYAGQVGYLIAGMKEVTEAQIGDTLFLYKQPVEPLPGFKSAKPMVFAGMYPIDQTEYNNLKSALERLTLNDSSVTVHRDSSLALGAGWRLGFLGLLHMEVFNQRLEQEYNMSVILTAPTVPYKAVLSSAKLIKEYGKDQITIINPAQFPDKFSVSEYLEPTVLGTIVTPHEYIGKIITLCQDRRAVQKDLLYIDENRVMLKYLFPLNEIVVDFYDALKSLSSGYASFDYEDAGYQSADLIKMDILLNGNPVEELATIIHNDKAYAAGKLLCERLKETIPRQLFEIAIQAAIGKKIIARETLKPYRKNVVAKCYGGDITRRMKLLRRQAEGKRLMRKIGNVEVPRDAFIRVLKRETDK